One Lacunisphaera limnophila DNA window includes the following coding sequences:
- the pstC gene encoding phosphate ABC transporter permease subunit PstC, whose amino-acid sequence MPSENATATAPGRVPTRQALLTKRGGWFFGLTGEQIAKLLFQGNAAISIVVLGLITFTIFRDAVTFLPQNQDNLRIYRLAGLEFVDILRGQVTEHSTLSRYLLKIRSDEQQRLSKAGQDFAAVNAQLAGFDALANTFADAALEHETILGEMTDHVSAVKDRYTVASDLMQARQNLLAAAAQDPARAATLQKQAEAYEIEQIDFTAEIAPLVARRPEVQAANQKLELALQQATASIAQLTDANQRLALARFQEHLATYRASIASTEERMLAWDQAKPVGWHESLSAFLFGRRWLTASFWQDWYGVIPLFMGSMIIAVLALSIAIPLGVAAAVYVNQVATSSEQKFIKPTIEFIAAIPSVVLGFFGIAVFGETLRRVSQVEWLSWVPGFPMLERLNATTAACLLALMAIPTIFSLAEDAINNVPRSFKEASLALGATRLQTIIRITIPAALSGIMAAILLGFGRVVGETMVVLLCAGNRIEIPDFSAGLGAIFQPVHTMTGIIAQEMGEVVRNSIHYRALFMVGVVLFLISLLINWLAQKIVRRYRISIG is encoded by the coding sequence ATGCCATCCGAAAACGCCACCGCCACCGCCCCCGGGCGGGTGCCCACCCGCCAGGCCCTGCTCACGAAACGAGGAGGCTGGTTTTTCGGGCTCACCGGCGAGCAGATCGCAAAGCTCCTGTTCCAGGGCAATGCGGCGATCTCGATCGTGGTGCTGGGGCTCATCACTTTCACGATCTTCCGTGATGCGGTCACGTTTCTGCCGCAGAATCAGGACAATCTCCGCATCTACCGCCTGGCCGGCTTGGAATTCGTGGACATCCTGCGCGGGCAAGTCACCGAGCACAGCACACTGTCCCGCTACCTACTGAAGATTCGCTCGGACGAGCAGCAACGCCTGAGCAAGGCGGGACAGGATTTCGCGGCAGTGAACGCCCAGCTGGCCGGATTTGACGCCCTCGCGAACACTTTTGCCGATGCCGCATTGGAGCACGAGACGATCCTCGGCGAAATGACGGACCACGTCAGCGCCGTCAAAGACCGCTACACGGTGGCGTCTGACTTGATGCAGGCGCGGCAAAATCTCCTCGCGGCCGCCGCCCAGGACCCGGCACGCGCCGCCACGTTGCAGAAGCAGGCGGAGGCCTATGAGATCGAGCAGATTGATTTTACGGCGGAGATCGCCCCGCTGGTGGCCCGGCGTCCTGAGGTGCAGGCCGCCAACCAGAAGCTGGAGCTGGCCCTGCAGCAGGCGACTGCCTCGATCGCCCAGCTGACCGACGCGAACCAACGCCTTGCCCTGGCCCGCTTTCAGGAGCACCTGGCCACGTATCGGGCGAGCATCGCCTCGACCGAGGAGCGCATGCTGGCTTGGGACCAGGCCAAGCCGGTTGGCTGGCATGAGTCCCTGAGCGCCTTCCTGTTCGGCCGCCGGTGGCTCACGGCCAGCTTCTGGCAGGACTGGTATGGGGTGATCCCGCTCTTCATGGGCTCGATGATCATCGCGGTGCTGGCCCTTAGCATCGCCATCCCGCTCGGGGTTGCGGCGGCGGTATACGTCAACCAGGTGGCGACCTCGTCTGAGCAAAAATTTATCAAGCCCACGATCGAGTTCATCGCCGCCATCCCCAGTGTGGTGCTCGGATTCTTCGGCATCGCGGTGTTCGGTGAGACGCTGCGTCGGGTCTCCCAGGTGGAGTGGCTCAGCTGGGTCCCCGGCTTCCCGATGCTGGAGCGCCTGAACGCCACGACCGCGGCCTGCCTGCTCGCGCTCATGGCCATCCCCACGATCTTCAGCCTGGCCGAGGATGCGATCAACAACGTGCCCCGTTCCTTCAAGGAGGCGTCGCTCGCCCTCGGTGCCACCCGGCTCCAGACGATCATCCGCATCACGATCCCGGCGGCGCTCTCCGGCATCATGGCCGCCATCCTCCTGGGCTTCGGCCGCGTGGTGGGCGAGACGATGGTGGTCCTGCTTTGTGCCGGCAACCGCATCGAGATTCCTGATTTCTCGGCCGGGCTGGGGGCGATTTTCCAGCCCGTCCACACCATGACTGGCATCATCGCCCAGGAGATGGGTGAGGTGGTGCGCAACAGCATCCACTACCGCGCGCTATTCATGGTCGGCGTCGTGCTTTTCCTGATCTCCCTCCTCATCAACTGGCTGGCGCAGAAGATCGTGCGCCGCTACCGCATCTCCATTGGCTGA
- the pstA gene encoding phosphate ABC transporter permease PstA gives MNKPATAALIFARPTPAKRAEKGVFWLLRLSTYFVLACAVFIFLDIGIKGGAVVFQTKAPFINVPFLTQSPETLNVVELDGQKVRMGDHAFREFKEKNPEKLAGVAVETYVYSAGGIFPNIVGTVLLVGGSILIALVLGVLSAIYLSEYATDGAFVRFLRLSIVNLAGVPSIVYGLFGFGMFVIALDFGVSLLAGWLTLAFMVLPIIITASEEALKAVPKGYREGSLALGATKLQTILTNVLPYALPGILTSSVLSIARVAGETAPIMFTAAFVVRDELPWQVKNATDFLFQGVMALPYHIYVVASKIPQNEYTRDVQYGTAFVFLFTVAGIAMTSIVLRARLRKKYKW, from the coding sequence ATGAACAAGCCCGCCACCGCCGCCCTGATCTTCGCCCGCCCGACCCCCGCCAAACGGGCGGAAAAAGGGGTCTTCTGGCTCCTCCGGCTGAGCACCTACTTTGTGCTGGCCTGCGCCGTGTTCATCTTTCTGGACATCGGCATCAAGGGCGGAGCGGTGGTCTTCCAGACGAAGGCCCCGTTTATCAACGTGCCCTTCCTGACCCAGTCGCCGGAGACGCTCAACGTGGTCGAACTCGACGGCCAAAAGGTACGCATGGGCGACCACGCCTTCCGTGAGTTCAAGGAGAAGAACCCCGAAAAACTCGCCGGGGTCGCGGTCGAGACCTACGTCTACTCCGCGGGCGGCATCTTTCCCAACATCGTCGGCACGGTGTTGCTGGTCGGTGGCTCCATCCTCATCGCCCTGGTGCTCGGCGTGCTGAGCGCCATCTACCTCAGTGAATACGCGACCGATGGTGCTTTCGTCCGTTTTCTGCGCCTCTCTATCGTGAACCTCGCCGGCGTGCCGTCCATCGTCTACGGCTTGTTTGGCTTCGGCATGTTTGTGATCGCGCTGGATTTCGGCGTCTCGCTCCTCGCGGGCTGGCTCACACTCGCCTTCATGGTGCTGCCGATCATCATCACCGCCTCGGAGGAGGCCCTGAAGGCCGTGCCGAAGGGGTATCGCGAGGGGTCGCTCGCCCTCGGCGCCACCAAGCTGCAGACGATCCTCACCAATGTTCTGCCTTACGCGCTGCCCGGCATCCTGACCTCCTCGGTGCTCTCGATCGCCCGGGTGGCCGGAGAGACGGCGCCCATCATGTTCACGGCGGCGTTTGTCGTGCGCGATGAACTGCCTTGGCAGGTCAAGAATGCAACGGATTTCCTGTTCCAGGGCGTCATGGCGCTGCCGTACCACATCTACGTGGTGGCTTCCAAGATCCCCCAGAACGAGTACACGCGCGATGTCCAGTATGGCACGGCGTTCGTCTTCCTTTTCACCGTGGCGGGCATCGCGATGACTTCCATCGTGCTGCGCGCTCGCCTGCGTAAAAAATACAAATGGTAA
- the pstB gene encoding phosphate ABC transporter ATP-binding protein PstB → MIEIDDVDFFYGTSQALHDITLNIAEKEVTAFIGPSGCGKSTLLRCLNRMNDLIDGTRIGTGQIRIDGVDIYDPRVDVIELRKRVGMVFQKSNPFPKSIYENITYGLRIQGEKRKTRLDEVVEKSLRGAALWEEVKDRLHQSALGLSGGQQQRLCIARAIAVEPEIILMDEPCSALDPIATAKVEELIHVLKKDFTIVIVTHNMQQAARCSDRTAFFYLGKLIEYAETRTIFMNPGNPQTEAYVSGRFG, encoded by the coding sequence ATGATCGAGATCGACGACGTCGATTTCTTCTACGGGACCAGCCAGGCCTTGCACGACATCACCCTCAACATCGCGGAGAAGGAGGTCACGGCCTTCATCGGACCGTCCGGCTGCGGCAAGAGCACGCTCCTGCGCTGCCTCAACCGCATGAACGACCTGATCGATGGCACGCGCATCGGCACCGGCCAGATCCGCATCGACGGCGTCGATATCTACGACCCGCGCGTGGATGTCATCGAGCTGCGCAAGCGGGTCGGCATGGTCTTCCAGAAGTCCAACCCGTTCCCCAAGTCCATCTACGAGAACATCACCTACGGCCTCCGGATCCAGGGAGAGAAGCGCAAGACGCGGCTGGACGAGGTCGTCGAGAAGAGCCTCCGGGGCGCCGCCCTCTGGGAGGAGGTCAAGGACCGCCTGCACCAGAGCGCGCTCGGTCTTTCCGGCGGCCAGCAGCAGCGGTTGTGCATCGCCCGGGCCATCGCCGTGGAACCCGAGATCATCCTCATGGATGAGCCCTGTTCGGCGCTGGATCCCATCGCGACCGCCAAGGTGGAGGAGCTGATCCACGTCCTGAAAAAGGATTTCACCATCGTGATCGTGACGCACAACATGCAGCAGGCGGCCCGGTGCTCCGACCGAACGGCCTTCTTTTACCTGGGCAAACTGATTGAATACGCCGAGACCCGCACCATCTTCATGAATCCGGGCAACCCGCAGACCGAGGCGTATGTCTCGGGTCGCTTCGGCTAA
- the phoU gene encoding phosphate signaling complex protein PhoU: protein MKRFFDSELESFRSNLLQMGERAIDQTRLAMRALTESDLALADKVIAADDEIDRLEVKIDEEAIRYMTLRGPVASELRLVVVGMKASHDLERVGDEATSIARRARKLAIEPRIELYSDFPRMTNIALEMLRSALDCFVQEDQQKALAVIRRDSEVDNLNRLVYRRLTSYMLEKPDTIARALELMFISKSIERIADHATNIAEEMVFLAGGEDIRHSHIAKASAPFLDTTPPM, encoded by the coding sequence ATGAAACGTTTCTTCGATTCCGAGTTGGAAAGCTTCCGGTCCAACCTCCTGCAAATGGGGGAGCGCGCCATCGACCAAACGCGCTTGGCCATGCGTGCGCTGACAGAGTCCGACCTCGCGCTGGCCGACAAAGTCATCGCCGCCGACGACGAGATCGACCGGTTGGAGGTCAAGATCGACGAGGAGGCCATCCGCTACATGACCCTGCGCGGCCCGGTCGCGTCGGAGCTCCGGTTGGTGGTGGTGGGCATGAAGGCCTCGCACGATCTCGAGCGCGTGGGTGACGAGGCCACCAGCATCGCGCGCCGCGCCCGCAAGCTGGCGATCGAGCCCCGCATCGAGCTTTACTCCGATTTTCCGCGCATGACCAACATCGCCCTCGAGATGCTGCGTTCCGCGCTCGATTGCTTTGTGCAGGAGGACCAGCAGAAGGCGCTGGCCGTGATCCGGCGCGACTCCGAGGTCGATAATCTCAACCGCCTGGTCTATCGCCGGCTGACCAGCTACATGCTGGAGAAGCCCGATACGATCGCCCGCGCCCTCGAGCTGATGTTCATTTCCAAGTCCATCGAGCGCATCGCCGACCACGCGACCAACATCGCGGAGGAGATGGTCTTCCTGGCCGGCGGGGAAGACATCCGGCACAGCCACATTGCCAAGGCCTCCGCGCCGTTTCTGGATACGACGCCGCCCATGTGA
- a CDS encoding ROK family protein translates to MSSPSQGIFLGTDSGATTSKTGGVWADGTIISTKLRQSSTNSQAGTAAVIKGWVDGVVGFLADNQLSWDQVKGVGLAIPGPYLGYGIMGRASNLPKSFEGWNFHADYSAAIAAAAGRAVPLVVGNDGNYGGVGEAQRVRGDSKATVLMLAPGSGLGVAYVDANGLPLEGDTLNGMEGGHMPAILQLLGGMKPLKCGCGRDWGCIEPYTTISGLPQLLQEFLPKHPTHPFHTSPAPIKEKAFSLRTLAQKGDPLAIDIFNFQAKALGLHMASLLVAVDAEYVVIGGGLIDPEATTPEFRERYLRIIRESALPYLWPKQAEKLKVLPATLGELSQAIGAALVALYTDKAKA, encoded by the coding sequence ATGAGCTCCCCTTCCCAAGGCATCTTTCTCGGCACCGACAGCGGCGCCACCACCTCCAAGACCGGCGGCGTCTGGGCCGACGGCACGATCATTTCGACCAAGCTCCGCCAGAGCTCGACCAACTCCCAGGCCGGCACGGCCGCGGTGATCAAGGGCTGGGTGGATGGAGTCGTTGGCTTCCTCGCCGACAACCAGCTCAGCTGGGATCAGGTCAAGGGCGTCGGTCTGGCCATCCCCGGCCCCTACCTCGGCTATGGCATCATGGGCCGCGCCTCCAACCTCCCCAAGAGCTTTGAGGGCTGGAATTTTCATGCGGACTACAGCGCGGCCATCGCCGCCGCCGCCGGCCGGGCGGTGCCGCTGGTCGTCGGCAATGACGGCAACTACGGCGGCGTGGGCGAGGCTCAGCGTGTCCGCGGTGACTCGAAGGCCACGGTCCTGATGCTCGCCCCCGGCTCCGGTCTCGGCGTCGCCTATGTGGATGCCAACGGGCTCCCGCTCGAGGGCGACACGCTCAACGGCATGGAAGGCGGTCACATGCCCGCGATCCTCCAACTGCTCGGCGGCATGAAGCCGCTCAAGTGCGGCTGCGGCCGCGACTGGGGCTGCATCGAGCCCTACACCACGATCTCCGGCCTGCCCCAACTGCTCCAGGAATTCCTCCCGAAGCATCCCACCCACCCTTTCCACACCTCGCCCGCCCCGATCAAGGAAAAGGCCTTTTCGCTCCGGACGCTGGCCCAGAAGGGCGACCCGCTCGCGATCGACATCTTCAACTTCCAGGCCAAGGCCCTGGGTCTGCACATGGCATCGCTGCTCGTCGCCGTGGACGCGGAGTACGTCGTCATCGGCGGCGGCCTGATCGATCCCGAGGCCACGACCCCGGAGTTCCGCGAGCGCTACCTCCGGATCATCCGCGAAAGCGCCCTGCCCTACCTTTGGCCGAAACAGGCCGAGAAGCTCAAGGTCCTGCCCGCCACCCTCGGCGAGCTGTCCCAGGCCATCGGCGCCGCGCTGGTCGCGCTCTACACGGACAAGGCGAAAGCCTAA
- a CDS encoding inorganic phosphate transporter, with protein MTIFLIVLLTALIFEYINGFHDAANAIATVVSTKVLTPRQAIWLAAFFNLIGALAGTAVATTIGKGLVDTSVVTMATIFSALVGAIIWNLITWWLGLPSSSSHALIGGLCGAALASADGDWNVLVWASTNAKGAATGLWPKVVMPMLVSPVVGFVGGAFLMFLLLMVVHRFTPRIVNGVFGKLQLVSAAWMGFSHGTNDAQKTMGIIALALFTGTSSGAFDSLPVWAAFLRTPEFAVDRWVMITCALVMAAGTAAGGWRIIRTMGHKMVKLQPVHGFAAETTAALVIQTASHWGIPLSTTHAISTSIMGVGAMKRFGAVKWGIVERIVWAWIFTLPVCGLIGFLTEIVCKHFGMK; from the coding sequence ATGACCATATTCCTGATCGTCCTCCTGACGGCGCTCATTTTCGAGTACATCAACGGCTTTCACGACGCCGCCAACGCCATCGCCACGGTTGTCTCGACCAAGGTGCTCACCCCGCGGCAGGCCATCTGGCTCGCGGCCTTCTTCAACCTGATCGGCGCCCTCGCCGGCACCGCCGTGGCCACCACCATCGGCAAGGGCCTCGTGGACACGAGCGTGGTGACGATGGCCACCATCTTCTCCGCCCTTGTCGGCGCCATCATCTGGAATCTCATCACCTGGTGGCTCGGCCTGCCCTCCAGCTCCAGCCACGCCCTCATCGGCGGCCTGTGCGGCGCCGCCCTCGCCTCGGCCGATGGCGACTGGAACGTCCTCGTCTGGGCCAGCACCAACGCCAAGGGCGCGGCCACCGGACTCTGGCCCAAGGTCGTGATGCCCATGCTCGTCTCGCCCGTGGTTGGCTTCGTCGGCGGGGCGTTCCTGATGTTCCTGCTCCTCATGGTGGTCCACCGTTTCACCCCCCGCATCGTCAACGGGGTATTCGGCAAGCTGCAGCTTGTGAGCGCCGCCTGGATGGGATTCAGCCATGGCACCAATGACGCCCAGAAAACCATGGGCATCATCGCGCTGGCCCTGTTCACCGGCACCAGCAGCGGCGCCTTCGACAGCCTCCCGGTCTGGGCCGCGTTCCTCCGCACGCCCGAGTTCGCGGTCGACCGCTGGGTCATGATCACCTGCGCCCTTGTCATGGCCGCCGGCACCGCCGCCGGCGGCTGGCGCATCATCCGCACCATGGGCCACAAGATGGTGAAGCTCCAGCCCGTGCACGGCTTCGCCGCCGAGACCACCGCGGCCCTCGTCATCCAAACCGCCTCGCACTGGGGCATCCCCCTCTCCACCACGCACGCGATCTCCACCTCCATCATGGGCGTGGGCGCGATGAAACGCTTCGGCGCCGTGAAATGGGGCATCGTCGAGCGCATCGTCTGGGCCTGGATCTTCACCCTCCCCGTCTGCGGCCTCATCGGCTTCCTGACCGAAATCGTCTGCAAGCACTTCGGCATGAAGTGA
- a CDS encoding DUF47 domain-containing protein — protein sequence MISFKKLLGKEEKFYDLLEASAEEARVSTQLLAKILREDSSASASNIHDIINARRKDKRITQKITEELCKTFVTPFEREDIEALSLALYRIPKTVEKLVERLTICPARVPRESMQRQIVLLVEAVEAVDFMVKQLRKGVNLERIQEANNRLQFAEGEADKVMLALVKDLYNGPYEAKEVVILMELYDLVEAAVDRARDAGQIVLQIMLKYS from the coding sequence ATGATCTCGTTCAAGAAGCTCCTGGGGAAGGAAGAGAAATTCTACGATCTGCTTGAAGCCAGCGCCGAGGAGGCCCGCGTCAGCACGCAGTTGTTGGCCAAGATCCTGCGGGAAGACAGTTCGGCGAGCGCGTCGAACATCCACGACATCATCAACGCCCGCCGCAAGGACAAGCGGATCACCCAGAAGATCACCGAGGAGCTCTGCAAGACCTTCGTCACCCCGTTTGAACGCGAGGACATCGAGGCCCTCTCCCTTGCCCTCTACCGCATCCCGAAGACCGTCGAGAAGCTCGTCGAACGCCTCACCATCTGCCCGGCCCGCGTGCCGCGCGAGAGCATGCAGCGCCAGATCGTGCTGCTGGTCGAGGCCGTCGAGGCCGTCGACTTCATGGTCAAGCAGCTGCGCAAGGGCGTGAACCTCGAGCGGATCCAGGAAGCGAACAATCGCCTCCAGTTTGCCGAGGGCGAGGCCGACAAGGTCATGCTCGCCTTGGTCAAGGACCTCTACAACGGCCCCTACGAGGCCAAGGAAGTCGTCATTCTCATGGAGCTCTACGATCTCGTGGAGGCCGCCGTCGACCGCGCCCGCGACGCCGGCCAGATCGTGCTTCAGATCATGCTGAAGTACTCCTGA
- a CDS encoding endonuclease/exonuclease/phosphatase family protein, with protein sequence MARLRLVTFNLAHGRGPLPVHQSLRTTARIRANLLKIAALIKKLGADIVAVQEVDENSRWNGSFNHLTFLSEHCGLPFTAIGLTNQRSGRYPLNYGNGVLSRWPVKHAETQTFGRRQLGDKGFLYAEIELGPDRHLPVISLHLHHTSRRQRLLQAGILMKFMTERAVRRGGRWVAPPILCGDFNNPPHRPDATAMLLGFCEASNNYTLLPKRGRTFPAALPALLLDFILLPEECRPVHSEVVRSYVSDHRPVLVDFDLD encoded by the coding sequence ATGGCCCGTCTGCGTTTGGTGACCTTCAATCTAGCCCACGGTCGCGGTCCCCTGCCGGTCCACCAGAGCCTGCGTACGACGGCCCGGATCCGCGCCAACCTGCTGAAAATCGCCGCGCTGATCAAGAAGTTGGGCGCGGACATCGTGGCCGTCCAGGAGGTCGACGAGAACTCGCGCTGGAACGGGAGTTTCAATCACCTGACCTTTCTCAGCGAACATTGCGGCCTGCCCTTCACGGCGATCGGGCTCACCAACCAGCGCAGCGGCCGCTATCCCCTGAATTACGGCAACGGCGTCCTGTCGCGCTGGCCGGTCAAACATGCCGAGACCCAAACCTTTGGCCGCCGTCAGCTGGGCGACAAAGGGTTCCTCTATGCGGAGATCGAGCTTGGGCCCGACCGGCACCTGCCGGTGATCAGTCTGCACCTGCATCATACCTCGCGCCGGCAGCGCCTGCTCCAGGCGGGTATCCTGATGAAGTTCATGACCGAGCGCGCCGTCCGGCGCGGCGGCCGCTGGGTGGCCCCGCCGATCCTGTGCGGGGATTTCAACAACCCGCCGCACCGGCCCGATGCCACGGCCATGCTGCTGGGATTCTGCGAGGCATCGAACAACTACACGCTCCTGCCGAAGCGCGGGCGCACCTTTCCGGCGGCGCTGCCGGCCCTCCTCCTGGACTTTATCCTGCTGCCCGAGGAGTGCCGGCCGGTGCACAGCGAGGTGGTGCGCAGCTACGTGTCGGACCACCGGCCTGTGCTGGTTGATTTCGACCTGGATTAG
- the trpA gene encoding tryptophan synthase subunit alpha has protein sequence MDRIAETFARLRREQRAAFVAYLCAGDPDFDTSLAACRAVIEAGADVLEIGVPFSDPLADGLTNQLAAQRALDGGMTAARVFELVRRLRETSQVPIVFYTYYNLVFSNGVDAYVRAAKEAGVDGILTLDLPPEEAGDVQAACAAHGVKTVFIVAPTTPAARLAVIGAAATGFIYYVSREGVTGVRDQVATNIPEAVAAIKRHTALPVVVGFGISTREQVRQVAGTADGVVVGSALVNVIKAGLADRAAVPARLRAVAQDLVAGTR, from the coding sequence ATGGATCGCATCGCCGAGACCTTCGCCCGCCTCCGTCGTGAGCAACGCGCCGCCTTCGTCGCCTACCTCTGTGCGGGTGACCCCGATTTCGACACCTCGCTGGCCGCCTGCCGCGCCGTGATCGAGGCCGGGGCCGATGTGCTGGAGATCGGCGTGCCGTTTTCCGACCCGCTGGCGGACGGGCTCACCAACCAGCTGGCCGCCCAGCGCGCCCTCGACGGGGGCATGACGGCCGCGCGGGTTTTCGAGCTGGTGCGCCGCCTGCGGGAGACCAGCCAGGTGCCCATCGTTTTCTACACCTATTACAACCTGGTGTTCTCGAACGGCGTCGACGCCTATGTGCGCGCCGCGAAGGAGGCCGGCGTGGATGGCATCCTCACGCTCGACCTGCCGCCCGAGGAGGCCGGCGACGTGCAGGCTGCGTGTGCGGCTCATGGCGTGAAGACCGTGTTCATCGTCGCCCCCACCACGCCCGCCGCGCGCCTGGCGGTCATCGGCGCGGCCGCGACCGGTTTCATCTATTACGTGTCGCGCGAGGGCGTGACCGGCGTGCGCGACCAGGTGGCCACCAACATTCCCGAGGCCGTCGCCGCGATCAAGCGGCACACCGCGCTGCCGGTGGTCGTGGGCTTCGGCATTTCGACGCGCGAGCAGGTGCGACAGGTCGCCGGCACGGCCGACGGCGTCGTCGTCGGCAGCGCACTGGTGAACGTCATCAAGGCCGGCCTGGCCGACCGCGCCGCGGTGCCCGCGCGGCTGCGGGCCGTGGCGCAGGACTTGGTTGCCGGAACCCGCTGA
- a CDS encoding GGDEF domain-containing protein → MNKVLLIDDNSAANDMLSRMVPRFADGPWVLEWADTYATGLKMLLSGRYVVCLLDYRLDDGKDGLQLLREARAAGNTTPTIFLTADTDPTLDEAALQAGAMDFLVKAEFTPRMLARSVRYARKLGDTLEQLRLLATHDALTGLKNRREFERLMAEEWQRCARFQRSFSLVICDIDHFKRINDTYGHAAGDAVLQHVAGLLRGQLRTVDQLARIGGEEFAIIMLETGRDDAVQTIQRLLVLLGESPCTLADHPEPVTVTLSAGLATMPEDADTQQGLFEAADKALYTAKRTGRNRLVTAGGKLAVK, encoded by the coding sequence GTGAATAAAGTCCTGCTCATCGACGACAACTCGGCCGCCAACGACATGTTGTCGCGGATGGTGCCCCGGTTCGCCGACGGCCCGTGGGTGCTCGAGTGGGCCGACACCTACGCCACCGGCCTCAAGATGCTGCTCTCCGGCCGCTATGTCGTGTGCCTGCTCGACTACCGCCTGGATGACGGGAAGGACGGGTTGCAGCTGCTGCGCGAGGCGCGGGCCGCCGGCAACACCACGCCGACGATCTTTCTCACGGCCGACACCGATCCCACGCTGGATGAGGCGGCGTTGCAGGCCGGGGCGATGGATTTCCTCGTGAAGGCGGAGTTCACCCCGCGCATGCTGGCGCGCTCGGTGCGTTACGCGCGCAAGCTCGGCGACACCCTCGAGCAGCTCCGGTTGCTCGCGACGCATGATGCGCTCACCGGCCTGAAGAACCGCCGCGAGTTCGAACGGCTCATGGCGGAGGAGTGGCAGCGCTGCGCGCGTTTCCAGCGCTCCTTCTCGCTCGTGATCTGCGACATCGATCATTTCAAGCGGATCAACGACACCTACGGCCATGCCGCCGGTGACGCCGTGTTGCAACATGTAGCCGGCCTGCTCCGCGGCCAGCTGCGCACGGTGGATCAGCTCGCCCGCATCGGCGGTGAGGAATTTGCCATCATCATGCTCGAGACCGGGCGCGATGACGCCGTGCAGACGATCCAGCGCCTGCTGGTCCTGTTGGGTGAATCACCCTGCACCCTCGCGGACCATCCGGAGCCGGTGACGGTCACCCTGAGCGCCGGCCTGGCCACGATGCCGGAGGATGCCGACACGCAGCAAGGGTTGTTCGAGGCCGCCGACAAGGCGCTCTACACGGCCAAGCGCACCGGTCGCAACCGGCTCGTCACGGCTGGCGGCAAACTGGCCGTCAAGTGA
- a CDS encoding diacylglycerol/lipid kinase family protein, with translation MKARFIFNPHSGSNRRNPHLRDRAAAFIAEHGWDARVVDTERPRHATELARRAVDEGCTLVVAIGGDGTMNEVACALIDTPVSFGLIPCGSGNGLGRHLGIRDPGRGAFRTLLTGRPVAIDTGMVNADPFFCVAGLGFEAVIASRFATLTSRGFSGYLRTGVAAWRSHRPEHYTIHHAGGRDEVEAFTLAISNSSQYGNNAYIAPGASVHDGRLNVTAVPSVGLHNAVPLLWRLFNGSLYRTASVRRWEGERFVIERARPGWIHTDGEPRAEISRLEISVRPRSLRIVVPAGQAVT, from the coding sequence TTGAAAGCCCGGTTCATCTTCAACCCCCACTCCGGCAGCAACCGGCGCAACCCGCATCTCCGCGACCGCGCCGCGGCCTTTATCGCCGAACATGGCTGGGATGCCCGCGTCGTCGACACCGAGCGGCCGCGGCATGCCACGGAGCTGGCCCGGCGGGCGGTCGACGAGGGCTGCACCCTGGTGGTGGCCATCGGCGGCGATGGCACGATGAACGAGGTCGCCTGCGCCCTGATCGACACCCCCGTTAGCTTCGGCCTCATCCCCTGCGGTTCCGGCAACGGGCTTGGCCGTCACCTCGGCATCCGGGATCCCGGGCGCGGCGCGTTCCGCACCCTGCTGACCGGCCGGCCGGTGGCCATCGACACCGGCATGGTCAATGCCGACCCGTTCTTCTGCGTGGCCGGCCTCGGCTTTGAAGCCGTGATCGCCAGCCGCTTCGCCACCCTGACCTCCCGCGGGTTCTCCGGCTACCTGCGCACCGGCGTGGCCGCGTGGCGCTCCCACCGCCCCGAGCATTACACCATCCACCACGCCGGCGGCCGCGACGAGGTCGAGGCCTTCACCCTGGCGATTTCCAATTCCTCCCAATACGGCAACAACGCCTACATCGCCCCCGGTGCCTCGGTGCACGACGGCCGGCTCAATGTCACCGCCGTGCCCTCGGTCGGCCTGCACAATGCCGTGCCGCTGCTGTGGCGGCTGTTCAACGGCTCGCTCTACCGCACGGCATCGGTCCGCCGCTGGGAAGGCGAACGTTTCGTGATTGAGCGCGCCCGCCCGGGCTGGATCCACACCGATGGCGAACCCCGCGCCGAGATCTCGCGCCTGGAAATCTCCGTCCGCCCGCGCAGTCTGCGCATCGTGGTGCCCGCCGGTCAGGCGGTCACTTGA